The Panthera tigris isolate Pti1 chromosome A1, P.tigris_Pti1_mat1.1, whole genome shotgun sequence region CGGCCATCTGTTATCCCATTACATGTATTTCCTGGAATCCACTGAACATATCTGTTATTAGTTGATATTAGGGTTTTCACATGTGGGGGATCATTCACCACTTGATTTTCAGCACCTAGAACACCTAATAAGCCCTCAAATATATGTTGAGCAAATGCAcgactgaatgaatgaagactgAATGTCAGAGGGAAATTTGCAGGGCTGGGGTGAGACCTGGAGATGCTATTATTCTAGGCACTGGGCTTGGCACGCAGAAGCTCAGGGAATGGGATGTTACAGGATGCTATGTCCAAGCTTCAGCTGAGATACCAAAATACAGTAGATACCAAAGTGAGTTTTGAGACAGACCTGTGGGTATTTCACTGGCTAGACACCACATGTGGCTCTAAAAGTGTCAGGCAGTGAAGACTCAGACATTATTTGTGATTTGTTAAGAGATGGCTGCACTTGCCATCGTCCCCTTCTGTGCTTTTATTAGTAGGCAAAATAGATTGTGGCCAGTGTGATCCTATTGtaatctcccttctctcttctggatGATGTCTGGATGTTGTCTGCAATTCTACCATTCcaacttttagctttttttttttttaatgtttatttatttttgagacagagcgcgagctggggaggggcagagagaaagggaaacacagaatccgaaacaggctccaggatctgagctacgagcacagagcccgatgcagggcttgaacccacaaaccatgagatcatgacccgagccgaagtcggacgctcaaccgactgagccacccaggtgcccctccaacttTTAGCTTTAATTTGTGACTATTAACCTGTGAAATGTGAGTTCTCCTAGGAAGAGTAACTCTACACAAAAATCATTTGCATTCCCTTTGGAATGTGCACTGAATACGTGTGACCCAGTGACAATAAATGAATCTGCTTAATCCTTTCTTGAGTacttgggggcagggcagggtggggcaaTGGGGTAGGTCAAAGGTGACCAGGAATCTCTCTGTTAGCCCCAAGGCAGATCCCTCCTCATTCAGACAGTTTCATTCTCCAGACGGGGCTGTTTACTGTTTAATTAGATGCCTTCATTGCGCCTCCTTCGTGACCCTGGCCTCAGCTCACTTACCTCTTTGTTTATGTATCCATCTTTATTGATGTCATACAAATTAAATGTCCACCTTAGCTTCTCATGGACGGTTCCTCTCAGTAAAATCGACAGAGCAGTTACAAAGTCCTGACAAATGAAAGAGGCATTAATGACATTAACCACCAAGCCATGGGGTGGGAGGAAGCTCTGTCTTTGGGTCAGACTCTATGACTGCTTTTATATAGTGGTATCTCCCATGTCCTCCCCTGAAGGACATGGCCAAGCTCAGCGAAAGTGCCTCCCTTCCATTCCCTACCCTGCCCCATTTTGGGGGGACAGAGCGTCCTTGAGGAAGAAAGTATGTGCTGACATCTCCAGACACAGGTAAACACAGCCTCCTGTGGCACTGCCCTATCCCACGGCTGCAGTTAGCCTCAGAAAGGCAGTATAGTCTACCACCGGAGTTCAAATCCCTGTTACCACTTCCTAGCTGTTTGACCTTGGAAAAAACACTCAATCTCTCTTTGCCTCACCGTCCTCTTCTGTAAACTGGTAATAAATAATAGAACACTACCTTGTGGGttactatgaggattaaatgagttaatacatgcaaaGCATTAGTACAGAGTCTGTCTCCTGGTAAGCTCGGTGTGAACGTGAGCTGTTACACTCTTTTCATTAGTCCCTCTGAGGCCCTGAGTTCCCAGAGAGGTGGGGCAGCTGCTGTTTCTCTAtcttcaggaaatgtttgttaaatggatGACGGACTGAAGCATCTGAGGACCCGACTGTCCCATCAATAGCACACAGTTTAGAAGAGGAGATGGTGAGGACCCCGGGACTCTGAGACAAGCATACCTCGAACTTCACGGAGCCTGTCTGGGTGGTGTCGAAGGCGTGGAAGAGGTAATGGGCATACATGCTGGCATCTGAAAGGCACAGAAGGAAAGGCAGGTGACAGGAGCCGGGGCttcacagagggaagggagaacgCTTGGAAACaataaggaagagaagagggtgCTGCTGGGGtgatggaaaggaggaaaggcagTGTGGGCAAGCCCACTGTGTAAACAGGGACCCATGTGGCTGTCCTGGATTTTAGGTGGAAAGTTCTTAGGACAAAGACAGGCCCTCACCCTACATCTAGCCATCCCCGGAGGAAGACCCTCCTGCTGGTTCACATGGGTAATTCTTGGTGGGTGAGTGACGTGGCAACTGTGGGAAGAAGGCGCCCTTCTGAGTGATGTGCAGTGGTACCATGGAGTGAGTACTCACTAGGGAGCAGACAGACCTGGGCTTGGCTAGCAGCTCTCTCCCTATGTAGCTGTGTGAACAGGCATCTAGCagaacctctctgagctcctctTTCCTGTCTCTGTACAAAGGGATGTAGCAAAACCTATCTCTTGGAATTTTTGAAAAAGTATGTTGAACTTTTCACATAGTCACATCATCTTAACCATCACCATGCCTGCCAAATGGTCAAAACTCAATAAACTGTGGCTCAACAGAATTCAATAGCAGTGATTCTGGGGTCTTCATGGGGTGAAGCTGCTCCCCACCTTGCAGAGGGGCCCTGTACGGGGTCCCACACCTAGGAGGGCCCCATCTGTGCCGAAGAGGCCcatgagagacagagctcaagaaaTGTTTGGGACACTTGGATCTCCATTTCATCAGGACCCAGGGAAGGGATCCTGCAGGAGATAGCTCCTGGGGGCAGGAAGTGAAGTGGCACGTGACTCATAGAAGCCTTGGGAAAGAGCCATTGATGTCTTAGGCCCATGGAGGCAGAGCAACTTCCTTCAGGAGTCAGGCACGGCAACAGAGTGTCTGTGGGCCTGGCACACTCACTAACCTGGACTTCTATGCACAGCTTTATGTTCCCTACATCTTtttggattcatttatttctacagtCTCTggtattgaaattatttttcaaagtttcacCTTGCCCTCAGCTGTTGTAAGGAAAAGAATGGAGAGTGTGTAGCAAAATGGTGGAACCAACATGGCGGAGCTTTACATCAGACACTTATGGGATAGAACCCTGCTCTGCTACTTACTGGCTGCGTTATCTTGATCTTGATCTTGAGTGAATTGCTAACTTCTCTGAGATGTTGTTGCCCATCTGGGATATGATACAGTACCTGCTTTCTAGAGCTGATATGAGACTTTATGATATTGCTTTATtaatctcttctcccctcttgGAGAGGATCCATTTCAGAGCTCTTTTCTGCTAAAACTTTAGCTAATTCCATGTCTTGTAATAAGGGAGGGGAATCTTACTCTGAGTTGTCCCTGCTGTTGAGGAGGAGACAGATAACAAGAAACGTGAACCTGGAGGAAGAAAGGCTGCTCACCAGAGAAGGATTTGGGAAGGATCTTTTCAAGATCAGACTCACCTCCATGAGGGAAAAACTGAGCGTAGATCTGCTTGAATGTTTCTTCATTGACCACACCGCTGGGACACTCCTGCATGAAGGGGAGAGAGTcagtgggagggagggctgcCTGGCCCCGAAGGAGGAGACTGGGTCCAGCCTTGGGGTTTAGGATTCCTCATCATCCCTGATGAACAGCGACTGGGCAAACACCTGTACACTTCTGTGCCTCCAGGTGAGTGGCCGGGAGATAGCCCTGCCTTAAGAATGAAGCTGCCTTGCAAAATGATGAGACATCATCAGAGAATTGGCACTGTGAGGTAGAAACAGCTTGGGATTTGGGCCTAGGAAGGTCTGGGTTTGGATCCTGGCTCAGCCTCTTCTAGGCTTTGCAACTTTGGGTGAATTAGTGTCTGATCCTCAATGTCCTTacatgtaaaatggggctaacagTACCTTCTGACAAGGCTGTCATGAggtttaatatatgaaataatacgGCAAATTAATACATGGGCATTCAGGCTTACACATCAGTCTCTATGAGCTCAGTTAGCACAGACCTAAATCTCATCAGTTCTGGGCACCGACAATATTGACAGTGTGAATGGGTCACACTAAGGCTAGAAGTTGGGCCAAGGTGAATTCTCCAAGGTTGTGCCTGCCATGTTGTGAAGTTCCTAGGCTATTGGCCAGTTTCCCATCTATGGAGATAGCCTCCTTCTTGCCTGAAGTCTTTCTTTCTAGCCAGGTGATCTTGCTCTCATGTCTTTATAGAACTGGCCTTTCTTTTACAACTACACATATGGAAAACTCTCTGATGGGCCCTGTTGACATTTGGAAGAGCTTTGCTCCAGATGGGAAATCCTGCCTGGGCCTTCAGATGCCCTGTGGGCCTTACATTTTTGAAGCCTCGATAAAGAACTTGCAGCTCCCTCTTGGTGAAATTGGTCTGGGCCTCCAGCTGCTCCAGTCCCTCAGGCCGATGGCAAACCATGGTCATCTCCAGCTCATCTTCAATCTTATCTGGAACCAGAGGAGATGGCATTGGAGTGGCTGACTTCAGTAGCCACTTGTCAGACCACAGTCTGGGCTGTCAAAAGAGTAGTGTTATGACCTGGGATAAGGGATTCGGGGCTGGGGTCACACTGCAGATGATCCTTCTGCCTTGACCACCCCCCGACCCCAACCCAGTCACTTCTGTCTCACACTCAGTCCAGTCATTACCCCAGGGGTGTCAGGCACTACTCAGGGAGGGAGCTTCAGGCTGGAGATGAACACGTTCCAAGTGGAGATGAAGGCAGGAGTGCTAAAAATAAGTCTATAATGAaaactttccctttctttcaaaataacttcTTTGCACATTCAATTTGCTGCCCACTGAACCATGTGAATATTCTAGAGACACAAGTAAGTGAGTGGAATGATTAACAGCTTTCAAACAGCAAAGGGAAACAACTCTATTAAAAATGTAGAGCAAACTCTTACCATTTGGTACGAATAGATGAAGGCTAACCCAATTTGGCAAAAAGTTCCAATTATGGcatgttaaatattaatttaagagTACGAGTGTATTTTACAGTGTTGTTTTGTAATGTCTACTAGACATTCTTAAATAATAGGCAAGTGACTTAAATGGGAACTACTTGATATAAATCAAAGCTTCTGAAGCGTTTGAGGGGTTCCAAAAACAGTTGTCTGAAGTAGCAGTTTGTTCCTCCAATAAGAATGACaatgtaatataatttttcaCCAGTTATTGAAAAAAGGGTCAGTCAAAGCAAGAAATCTGCCCATCTCCTACTGAAGGGCCACAAACTGAATAAGCGGAGGTTCCCACACTTTACCATCAGAGCAGGATAAATGAGTGTTTTCCTCTGGGTCCTGCCAGACGCTTTCTATAAATTTATTCCAATCAAGAATTAATTGTCGACTAACCTTCGCTGCCCACAGCTGTCGTGCAGACATTAGCAAATCCATGTACTGAACATGTACTGGGCCGGCAAGAATAGTGATGAGATGGGCAAGCTGCTGGGAACGCCACACTCCACATCACATCCCATGACCacagagggtggggggcaggctgtGTTTCTGAGAGAACAGGGTGAGCAAGTGCTTTCCACTGAGTATATCTGTCTAGTCAGTGCCAAGCTCTTGCTATCAGATTTTCTCTTCAATTGTCACTTTTCCTTTTGAGACTGTGATCTTAATACAAAAGGAAACTCTCCAAATGGGTTTGCGTCTTGGACATCTTCCCTAAGGAAATGGATGTTTGGGGAAGgtgccagggagaggcagaagaaCTTGGTGATAATTgccagtgtttgtctttcttgtGTGCTGGGCAACTGGTATCACCTTATCCTCTTGGGAGTAGGGcagattatttaatataaataagataCT contains the following coding sequences:
- the KCNIP1 gene encoding Kv channel-interacting protein 1 isoform X1, which encodes MQKPDSLQRQLFCSQSFWGTSGSQGLPRRAPSSRIAQDKIEDELEMTMVCHRPEGLEQLEAQTNFTKRELQVLYRGFKNECPSGVVNEETFKQIYAQFFPHGDASMYAHYLFHAFDTTQTGSVKFEDFVTALSILLRGTVHEKLRWTFNLYDINKDGYINKEEMMDIVKAIYDMMGKYTYPVLREDTPRQHVDVFFQKMDKNKDGIVTLDEFLESCQEDDNIMRSLQLFQNVM
- the KCNIP1 gene encoding Kv channel-interacting protein 1 isoform X5, translating into MTMVCHRPEGLEQLEAQTNFTKRELQVLYRGFKNECPSGVVNEETFKQIYAQFFPHGDASMYAHYLFHAFDTTQTGSVKFEDFVTALSILLRGTVHEKLRWTFNLYDINKDGYINKEEMMDIVKAIYDMMGKYTYPVLREDTPRQHVDVFFQKMDKNKDGIVTLDEFLESCQEDDNIMRSLQLFQNVM
- the KCNIP1 gene encoding Kv channel-interacting protein 1 isoform X2, with translation MQKPDSLQRQLFCSQSFWGTSGSQGLPRRAPSSRIAQDKIEDELEMTMVCHRPEGLEQLEAQTNFTKRELQVLYRGFKNECPSGVVNEETFKQIYAQFFPHGDASMYAHYLFHAFDTTQTGSVKFEDFVTALSILLRGTVHEKLRWTFNLYDINKDGYINKEEMMDIVKAIYDMMGKYTYPVLREDTPRQHVDVFFQKMDKNKDGIVTLDEFLESCQEASSSVTHSSDYEG
- the KCNIP1 gene encoding Kv channel-interacting protein 1 isoform X4 gives rise to the protein MGAVMGTFSSLQTKQRRPSKDKIEDELEMTMVCHRPEGLEQLEAQTNFTKRELQVLYRGFKNECPSGVVNEETFKQIYAQFFPHGDASMYAHYLFHAFDTTQTGSVKFEDFVTALSILLRGTVHEKLRWTFNLYDINKDGYINKEEMMDIVKAIYDMMGKYTYPVLREDTPRQHVDVFFQKMDKNKDGIVTLDEFLESCQEDDNIMRSLQLFQNVM
- the KCNIP1 gene encoding Kv channel-interacting protein 1 isoform X3, with the protein product MSGCSKRCKLGFVKFAQTIFKLITGTLSKDKIEDELEMTMVCHRPEGLEQLEAQTNFTKRELQVLYRGFKNECPSGVVNEETFKQIYAQFFPHGDASMYAHYLFHAFDTTQTGSVKFEDFVTALSILLRGTVHEKLRWTFNLYDINKDGYINKEEMMDIVKAIYDMMGKYTYPVLREDTPRQHVDVFFQKMDKNKDGIVTLDEFLESCQEDDNIMRSLQLFQNVM